The following are from one region of the Numenius arquata chromosome 23, bNumArq3.hap1.1, whole genome shotgun sequence genome:
- the DLX4 gene encoding homeobox protein DLX-4 — protein MTMSSVAESLLGPDPSKAAFLELGHPSPPHYPLHGLHPAGHPQHDPPPFASYGRPGPYTYTGGAPPPPHGGPYLPYPPPGAQHPPAGLAHGSRLQDADHEKPPAITNGDLRINGKGKKLRKPRTIYSSLQLQALNQRFQQTQYLALPERAELAAQLGLTQTQVKIWFQNKRSKYKKIMKQGSSAPDGEHLHTTASLSPCSPNIPPLWDIPVPGKGPPLAPSSYINSFGAWYQPHPQDAIPRTPMM, from the exons aTGACCATGAGCTCCGTGGCCGAGAGCCTGCTGGGGCCCGATCCCTCCAAAGCCGCTTTCCTGGAGCTCGGTCACCCCTCGCCGCCGCACTACCCGCTGCACGGCCTCCACCCCGCCGGCCACCCCCAGCACGACCCACCGCCCTTCGCCTCCTACGGCCGGCCAGGGCCCTACACCTACACCGGCGGTGCACCCCCGCCGCCCCACGGGGGTCCCTACCTGCCCTACCCGCCCCCCGGCGCCCAGCATCCCCCGGCAGGGCTGGCCCACGGCTCCAGGCTGCAGGACGCAG atCACGAGAAGCCCCCAGCCATCACCAACGGGGACCTGCGCATCAACGGCAAGGGGAAGAAGCTGCGCAAGCCCCGCACCATCTACTCCAGCCTCCAGCTGCAAGCCCTCAACCAGCGCTTCCAGCAGACCCAGTACCTGGCGCTGCCGGAGCGTGCCGAGCTGGCCGCCCAGCTGGGGCTCACCCAGACCCAG GTCAAGATCTGGTTCCAGAACAAGCGCTCCAAGTACAAGAAGATCATGAAGCAGGGCTCCAGCGCGCCCGACGGGGAGCACCTCCACACCAccgcctccctctccccctgctcccccaacaTCCCCCCGCTCTGGGACATCCCCGTGCCAGGAAAAGGGCCCCCCCTGGCCCCCAGCAGCTACATCAACAGCTTTGGAGCCTGGTACCAGCCGCACCCACAGGACGCCATCCCCAGGACCCCCATGATGTGA